A segment of the Neorhodopirellula lusitana genome:
GGCGTCAGGATCTCGCAATCGCAATCCAAATAACAAAGGCGGGCGAGCGGCAAGTGTCCTCGACGGCCTATCTCACACGTTGATGTTTTACGAGTGCATTGGTTCGCAAGAGTTGTTCGTGCGTGGCAAGATGGCCGACACGACTGGCGGTCCTAGCATCACTTGGGCCGGTGGTGGCGATGGCGTGAAGATGCGCGCCTATTTGGCTGACAACATGTTGGCGGATACTTCCGATTCCAACCGTGGGAAATCAACCTCGACCAACCCAAACCTGCCTGACGCGGCGACTGACTGTACCAAGACATCGGCCTGGGAAGCGACAATCGATACCTGTGGCACGTACCGGACGATCAATCACACCAACAAGAGTCAGCCATTTAGCTTTCACTCCAGTTCCGTGCACATCGGGTTGTGCGATGGTTCGTCGCGAACGCTCACCGACACCGTGGATCAGGGTGTGTTCTTGAACCTATTGTTGCGAGACGACCGGCAAACTCCCGGCGAGTATTGATCCTGAAAGTTGCCGGAGCATTGTCGGGGAAACAGGTGGCACACGTATCCAATTTCCAGATTGCGGATGATGGACCACAGCCGGGAAGGCTATGCCACGTGTTGGCTGCCTTGCAGACTGGGGGCTAGTCTTCCAGGACGGTCTTGAGGACGCGGTAGGCTTCGATGCTTTCGCTAACTTCTTCGCGACCGCCCGCTTCGTCGACGTGCTCTAAGATCTCAAGTAGTTTCTCGGCGCCGCCGGCGGCGGAGACAGCTGCTTTCAAGTGTTCTAGTTTTTCGGCCGATGGAATCAGCGAGCCGTTCTTGGAAGAGGCTTGTTTCTTGCCGCGTGGTGAATCTTTTTTCGCGTTGCTCGCCGCAGTTGGCTTGGTGGGCTTTGCGGTGGGCTTCGTTGTGGGGGTCGCTTTCGCGGAAGCGGCTGGTTTCGCGGATGACGAGGCGGCATCACTGGTCGATTCAGTCACCGCACTGGCCTTGGCGGTATCGTTCTTCGCGGTATCCGTTGTTTCCGGAGTCGCTTTTTCAGAACTGGCCTTCTCTGGAGTCGCTTTCTCGGAAGTGGCTTCCGGCTTTTCCTCGGATTTGGCTTCGGACTTCTCGGATTGTTTGTCAGCTTGTTGTTTTGCCATCGACGCTTGTCTTTCTTGGGAACGAATTGTGGTCGTCGTTGTAGACGACGCGAATGGACCGTTCAAGCTGACCAAGTTCGTGCTTGATTCTCCGTTTGGGTAAGCGTAAAACCGTTTCAGGGGCTGTTCCGTGGTGCTACCCTCCGTCTATTTCGAATTCGCTCCGACGGATGATTTTCGCTCGAGTCTTTCCAACGCCCGCCATAATCGAAAGTGCGTGTCAGCCAGCTTGCTATCCGTGTTAGCGAACATCGATTGCAGTGCTTGATGAGCGAGCACGAGATCGGGTTTGATCGCTAAAGCTCGTCGAAACGAATCGATCGCCTCGTCAACATTCCCCGCGTTGCGTTCGCAAATTCCTCGGATGTACCAATCGTTCGGTACCATCCGCAGCGCCGTCAATTCGCGGTAGAGCTGCAGTGCGGTTGGGTTGTCTTCTTGAATCAGAGTCTGTTCGGCAAGGATTTCCAGTGCCGTGATGGATTGCCGGCTGCCACGTTTACTGGACTCGGCGACTCGCTGTGCTAACGCCACTGCGACTTGAGGTTGGCCGAGCGTCATTGCGCGCCGAGCGGCCATGGCTTGCACGGCGACATCGGGTTCAGAAACGGAAGCCAAGCGGAAGGCTTCTTTCACGGACCACCCAGCCTGGGTTTGGATCCGCTCGAATGGCGTTCCCGATTGCAGCGTGGCATCGATCGCCAACACAAGCCGTCGATCCATTTCCTTTTGGGGGATTTCGCCCTCGTTCACGATTGGCACTAATTTGGTTTCCCCCTTGTTGTTCGAGCTGCCTTTTACCGCAAGGACGTTTTCCGGGTAGACCCCAATGCGGTGCTGGTGAAGCGACGAGTGAACGTTGCCGATCGGTTGCTTGGGCATATGACACTCATGGCAACTGTTGTGGTTCGCTTGGTTCCGTGCTTCCAATTCGATTCCACATGCATTCGGCTGGTGACATTGCACACACACGTCGCGATAGTGTGAGTTCAGATCGCCTTGGGGAGGTTGATGATGAGGATCATGACACGTGATGCAGGTCAAGGTTTCCGACTTCAGGTAACACTCGCTGCCGTGCATTTGCTCGACATGCCCAGCCACATCGAACTGGGTGTTGTCTTGGAACTGAAAATCAGTTCGCGTCGCTGAAACGGGCTGCCCTGGACGATAGTCCCATACCGTTTGACCAGGTCCGTTGGCATACACAGCAGCCTGCAAATGACACTGCTGGCAAATCGCTTCGGACAGATCACGTGATAACTCCGCTGGGTTCACGATTGGATCAACACCACTGAACGTGTCGCTGACGGCGATCCCGGATGTTTCATGCCGATCGGCATGAGCGGCGCCCGGACCATGGCAGCGTTCACAGCCGATGGACTGTTCGACAACGCGAAACTTTCCTTCATTCGATTTCGATTGCTCGATCATGCCCACATGGCAAAAAAGACAGTTTTGGTCCACTACACGAGAAAAGGAAGGGTGTGACGGCGAGTCGTAGCCCGGCGACATCGCCCAACCGGTGCCTCGAAACCAGCTGACCGGCGACTCTAAATAGAAGCCTGAGGACTCACTCAAAAAAGTCAACGCGTGGGTGCCGGAGCCCACGGTGTACCGGATTGGTAACGAGGTGACCGCAAGATCGGAGCCATCGATGCCAACCAGCGTTTCCTGATGGATCAACTTGCCTTCGTCGCGGAAGACCCGGTAGCGTCTTGACGACCTTGGGTGCTCGAATCCGGCATTTTCGGGAGCCCCGTTGGGATCCGTTGATGAGAACGAGCGGCTATGGGCGGTTAGCGAATAGGACTTGAATTGATCCTCATGACACCGCCGACACTTTTCCGATCCGATATAGCCTTGAGTTGACCCATTGGTGTGAAATGCTTCGTCGGGAGACCAGGAAGTCACCGGCAAAACTTCGTCTTGCCAGCTAGTCAGGTCGGCGAATCCGTCCCCGTTTGGGATTGCTGCGGAACGCGTCAGAATCCAAATCCCCGAGACCAAGAGTGGGATACAGAGGAAAGCGAGCGGAATCAGCCACCGGTGCCAAGATGCCGGTCTAGGTTGATGACGCCGGGGCCGCTTGCGTTGCATCGAAATCGTGGGTGCCTCGGAAATGCAACGTTGCGGATCGCGTTAGCGGATCCTCGCAACTTAGATACCTCCCCCTGACCGGTTCGCCCGAAAGCGAATCGGCACGTGGGGCGTTTTACTTTGTTATAGCGGGTCCTATGCGCCAGCTCCAGATTCGGTGGCGAGCTTTTGCATTTCCGCTTGAGCGTCTTTCTCTTTTTGATAGAGATCCCGGTAGTTCTGGATTTCTTCTTCAGAGGCTCCATCGACGACGTTCCCACCGCCATTGTCACAGCCGGCCAGGGAAGCGAGGGAGATTGAGGCAGCAATCAAGAAAATAAAGCGGTTCATGAGACGACCTTAAGATGAGTGGAAGAAAGATTAGCGTGAAATGCTTCGGCAATTCATTCGGCCGTGCCTTCCTAGAGAAGGCGGTGCGCCGCTTGCCAGTTTGTTGAGGGCGATGAGCTTACTGTTGAAACGCTAAAATGCCTGAGGCCAACTCTGGCCCCAGGCAACAAAGCATCGTTTCTTGTTCTAGCACCAATGCCTAGAATTCTTCTTCAATGACTTCTTTCGAAGCTCGAGTACCCAGTGCACCCCAAAGCCCGTAAGGACTTGCGGAACCGGGAGTTGTCGATGGAGGTCCAACCGTACCAGCGACGCCGACCATTCGAGTGGTGTTGCTACCCGCTTCGATCGAATCGGTGACGAACTTCACGGCACCGTCACCCATCAACACATGGCATCCGCCTTGGTGGCGACTGCTGGCGCTGAAAATTCCCTGAGCATGGCTTGGGGTTCCAGAGGCCTCGCCCCAAGATTCCGTCCTGCCGTCGGACGTGCCGGGGCCATGAACTGCCCGCGAGTTGCTTGCACAGGAAGGTGAGTTGGGAGGCAAGACAGTGTGCATTGCCGAGAACACGCCGAAGTAAGACGCCCAGCGGTAGCCACGACCCGAAATCGCACTGGATGTGGCCATGTCGTTGGTTCCGCTCGCCCAAAACAGCGGACGTTCTGGATCGGTTCCCGTAAGGCATGTGGAAGGATTCAAAGCGATACTGCCCGCGTCTTCCACATGAATGGTTGTCAGCTTAGGACTGGTCCGAGCATCTCGGTCGCCCAAATCGGTTGCGATTTCACCCATGATGATTGTGTTCGCAAGGCCATCAAGGATGTCACGGAACTTGGATTGGTTGTGCGCAACGAAAGCACCACGGTCCGATGCTCGAGAGCGTTCGGCATAGCTCGAAACCTTTTGCATGACCTGGCCGAGTGCACCAGTGTTGCTAGAGAAAATGCTATCCCCTTGGCAAACGGCATAGTTGGTACGTCCTAGCGAAGGCAAACCGGTTCCTGGATCACTTGGGCAGCGAAGCGTTGGGATGTTGGTTCCCCAAGGTCCGTAAGTGTCATGCGCTGGAGTCGGTCCCATTGCTGGCCAGGGTGGGCTTTTAGTGGTTTTGTCTGCATTAACTGCAAGCGGGTTGGCGATCTGCTCCCACAGAGCTTGTTGTTCCATGAATGGAAGCAATCCAACGAACACGCTCAACATGGAGTTGTTGCGGGTGGTGGGGCCATCGTCCCAGATCCACTGTGGAGTGGTTCTGTGCGTGCCGGCTCCGTTCATTGGGAGAGCTTTGAAGGCACTGTGGTAGTTGTGCACAGCAAGCCCAAGCTGCTTGAAATTGTTGCTGCAGCTCATGCGACGAGCTGCTTCACGAGCTGCCTGAACAGCGGGTAAAAGCAAACCTACCAATACGCCGATAATTGCGATGACGACGAGAAGTTCTACAAGCGTAAAACCGCGACGAGTCGAGCGTCTCATAGTGAATGTTCCTAAATTTTTGCGGATATCGCGGGTGCCGTCGTCAGCTTGGGGGCATTGGATTGCTACCACGCCATTAAATAGCCAATAAGGCAATGCTAGGCACCTTACAGGTGACCGTCAAGTGTTAACAATCGCCATTCTCGAGGAGTTCGAAAGTTTTTCTGGTTTTGTGTACGGTGGAGAGTCCGACTGTACGGGCGCAAAGAGGGCGGTACGCCACCTTTGCAGACTGGGCGACGATTCCAGGCTGGGCGACGAAGCCAGGCTGGGCGACGAAGCCAGGCTGGGTGTCGAGGCGTCGGGCACCCTATTGATGTGCCCGACTTTGATTCGAAGCTCCGGCGTTCGGAGAGAAAGCCTCTTGAACGCCAACGATATCGCACGTTAATTAATCACATGTCTGGGAGGCGAAGAGCTTCGTTTTCGAGCTCGGGTAGGCAACGGTTACTCGCGGTCTTGGTGATTTTGGCAAGGGCTGTACTACGGCTTACTTCGAAATCGCCGCCAAACGCACCGCGGAGGACGCTCTTGGGATGACGCTGAAACTGAATGCTCAACGAGCAATGTGTCATCCTCCGGCTGACTTGTCCGACGTCCGGGAAGGGGGGCTTGCATCCACACGCGTTGGTGTCTTGGGAAGTGGTTGGCACGATCGAAGTTGATGCGGTGGGGACGTCAAGCGTCGCTAGCAATGGCAAACTCTGGATGGCCAGCACTCGCATGACAAATCGAAACCGGAGGCGACTGTCATGGCATGGCTGCCTTCTAACTGATCCGGCCCATGAAACATGGAAGCGTGTCACGTCGAGCCAAGCTTGGCGAATAGAGTGAACTCGACACAACTTTTTCCTATACCCTTCGTCCGCTAGTGACTTTTTTGCGGGACCGTGTTCTGGATTCGCTCTCTTTGCGTTTCGCTTAGCTTGAACTTGAAGTAGATATCGGGATCGTTGAAGATGTCAGTCTCTTTCATTTCAACGTCGTTCACGTCCAGACTTAGGTCGCAATCGAATCTCGCTAGCATGCTGTGGCTTTTGCCTTCATCCCGTTTGAGGTTGCGGAAGTGGCAAATGCCCCAGGTGATTCCTCGTCCATCCCGCGTGTCAGTGAACGCATCGGCAACGTAGGCGGCGGGGGCAATCGGCATTAGCCCCGTGATCGCCGCGACATCGAAGTTCACTCCGTCAGGTGAATACTGGATCGTGTTGTGTTCCAGCCCATGACGGCTGACCAAGGCAGCGATTCCGGTCTTGAACGGAAACAGGGATGTCTCATGCCCTGAGTTGATTACCGGGTTTTGGGGGTGCTTCTTGAATGGGCCGAGCGGATGATCAGCGATCGCGAGTCCTTGGGCGCGGACGGCTGGATCACCACCCATCTCACCTTTGTAGTACAGATAGATTTGGCCGTTGTAGACCAGAGGATATGGATCGTGGATCACGTATTGGTCCCATGATCCCGGCGGCCCGTTTTCCACGACAATCTTATTGGATGGTATCCATGGGCCATCCGGGGAATCCGACTCGGAAACCGATACAGGGCAATCGTCACCATTGGTTGCACTGGATAAGCGGCTGCCGGGCATGAGCAGGTAGGCTTGGTAGTACAGGTAGTACTTCCCCTTCCACACCAGAATGTCAGGTGTCGAGACCGATCGCCAGCCAGCGTGCGGTTTTTTCATTCGCTTGACTGCTACGCCTTGTTCTTCCCACGTGAATCCATCGTCACTGGTCGCATACCAGATTTCTGAAAGGTCCCAGTCGCGTGACGGAATCGTTTCGTTCGCCCCACCGTCGTAGTTGGGGGGCGTGGGTGTCTGCCGGTGCGTGTACCAAACGTAGTACTTACCGTTGGCTCGGATCACCTTGGTCGCATCGCGGCGGGAAACGGTGCCGTCGTGGCCGTGGTAGTCGAATCCTTTCAGCGGTGTGTACTTGAAGTTCGTGAACAGTTCGTTGCGTGCATTATCGATGCCGGTATACGGGCCATCGTAAACTCGCTGCATCGCTTTGCTGAGCGGCACATCGGGTTTTGTCTCGGGAATGGAACCGTATGGAAACACCGAAGGCTCTTCGGCGAACGCTGAGAAGATCCCGCCGCACAAAACAAGTGCGGTAATCATGATCAATCGAATCGACATCGTGCTATTTCCTATGGAACCAATGGATTGAGAGGTGGGCGAAGATCGGTGGCAACGACAGGAACACGTTGGTTCGTCTGATGCACCGTTGTGATTCTTCATGCGGTCTTGGTGATGGGGTGGGCTTCCCGAGATGTCTTGCAAGAATCGGAGACGCTCACTTGGGGTGTCATCGTGCCTATGAAAATGCGGGGCATTGCTTAGTTTCGATAGTCGTCCATGCGTTTCATGGCGGCCCCTTCGTATTGCCGCTTCAGTTGCCAGCGTGGGCGATCGAGCGTGAGTTCCCAGTCGAACAGTTGCTTGTACATCGCTCGCACCCGGTCCGGGTATTTTTCAGCGAGGTTGTTGTGTTCCGAAATGTCGTTGCGGAGGTCGTAGAGTTCAGCTGGACGGTCAGGGAATCGGAGTAGCTTCCAGTCTCCATCGCGGATTGCGCCCCGTGATTCCTTTTTCCAGTACAAGGTTTGATGCGGACGATCTTCCTCGTTCCCGGTAAGGTGCGGATGCAGATCGACCCCATCGATTTGTTTCAGCGAAGCCACATCACCGCCGCCCGCACTGACGAAGGTGGGTAGCAAATCAAGTGTGCTGATCGGATGCGGATAAACCGAACCCGCCGGTGTTACCCCAGGCCATCGCATTAGGAACGGCACGCGAATTCCACCTTCCAAATGATTTGCCTTGGTGCCACTGAGAGGTGTGTTGATCGAGGCGTTGCTGTCGCTTGGTCCGCCATTGTCGTTGGTGAAAACGACCATCGTGTTCTCTTCGAGGCCCAGCTTGGTAAGACATTTCAAGACGTTTCCGCACCCTCGATCCATGGCAAGCGTCATCGCCGCAAGTTGCTTGCGTTTGCCGGATAGTTCCGGGAACTGTTTCAAGTCTTCGGCTTCGCCTTGCATCGGTGCGTGTACGGCGTTGAAGGACAGCACGACGAAAAAGGGGACATCTCGGTTTCGCTCGATGAAGGCGATTGTTTCATCGGCGAAGACGTCCGTCGCGTAGCGATCCGGTTCGGTGAACTCGCCAAAGCCACGCTCCATGCGATCTTCCTTGCGAGTCAGTTTTTCGGCGTCTCGCAACGCAAAGTAGCTTCGGGCTCCACCCCGGAATCCGTAGAACTCATCAAAGCCTCGTTTCAGCGGATGAAAACGATCTGCGTTCCCTTGGTGCCATTTGCCAATCAACGCGGTTCGATACCCGAGTGTTTTCATGTGATCAGCGACTGTGGTTTGATCCAGCGGTAAACCCATCTCATCGTCGGGCAAACACGACTCGCTCATGTAGCCCGGCACGTTGTTCTCTTCAAAACCAAACCGCTGTTGGTAACGACCGGTGAAGAGGCCGGCACGGGAAGGACCGCATACCGCGGCGGTCACATACGCTTGTTCAAACCGCATGCTCTGTTCGGCAAGTTTGTCCAGGTGCGGCGTCCGCATGACTTTGCTGCCATGAAAACCAAAGTCGGCATAGCCCGCGTCATCGGAGATGATCAGCACGATGTTGGGCGGCGCCGCGAATCCAGAGATGGCTGAGCTAAGTAACGCTATGGCGAGAACGAGCAAACGCATCGACCAAACTCGGCAGCTGACGACGCTCGTTTCGGACTGTCTTGTAGGGGCCGGTGTTGTGTCGCTGACCGGTGAGTCAACCGGTTTGGCCGAGGGCGGCGTCGCGGAACGCGGCGTCCGTGGCATGTGAGCGAGAAGACGTTTGGTGGTGGCATTTTTCAGCATGGGCGTTGGAGCTGGCTAAGTCTTGGGTAACGCACGATGGGGCGACCGGGCGGGGAGTTTGCGTCCCTAGACCATAAGTGTCAACAATTGACAATGCAAGCATCGGCTATTTGCTCCGGGGTCAATGCCTTTCAATCTGCAGCGAACTTCCCCAGCAATCCCTTCCCAAATCGGGGACTTGCTGGTGAAGTCCGTTGCTACAACGCTACCCCATTTCAGAACCTGATTTGTCCTGATGTAACCTAGCGAGGTCAGTCGCTAGCTCGAATCTGGAATTGCAAGCGATGTGGTCCCGATCCCGGCACATACTGCGGCAGCGTGTGGGAGAGGGTCCCGCCGACGCCCAGTTGCAATCCATCAATGTTGACGGTGTAGAAGCCTTGCGTGGTTAAGTCGAAGGGGTGATGCGCACTGGCGATTGATTCCGCGCTGTACGGCCAAACGGAGAATGCGAACGTAGGGCCGCCGTCAAATTGCAATCCCGTTTCGTGTTCGGTTGAGTGCAGTTTCAGCCAACGCGTGTCCTCGTGGTTGCCGGTTTCTTGTGGCATGACATACGGGTGGAAAAGTGAATTGGTAGCCGCCGTGAAAAGCCCAACCAACGCGCCGCGTTTTCGGTCGGGGTAGTTTTCCCATGGACCGCGACCGTAGTACGTGACCCGGTTAAATTGAGCTGGCACGCCCATCGTCATTCCAAGTCGAATCAGATTGGGGAGCGATTCGTCTGCATCCAGATCAACGTCAACCATCAAGTTGCCGTCACTGAAGACGGTGTACGAAGCTTGCAGGGTGACTTTGTCCTGGAACGTTCTGATTGCTTGGATCGTGCAAGAAGTGTCGTTGCGGGTGATGACGCGAACGGATTCCGTTTTCATTTTGGAGGGTAAGTCTTTCCAAAAGGATTGCGACTTTCGAAAGTCTGCTGAGCTAGCCGCTTTGACGTCATTGTCGATTGGCGGTCGCGAAAAGTTTGGCCGCATTGGCGCGGCCAGTTGTTCGTGGCCGTTGACAATGTAAGACGTTAACTGTCCGTTGGATCTGTCCACGGTTAAGGAGAAGGTCTCGCCTTGGACCTGAATACGATCCGCGGATTCGGTGATGTCAATTGCAACGTCGGATGTCGAGACGTGCAGCGCCGGGATATCGCCGTCTTGTAATTTGATTTGGTCCCAGGCCAATTCGTATCCTGTGGAGCACCAAAGGCGATCCGTTTTTTCGTGGACGCTCAAACGCAGCCACACTTCGCCTCGACGAGTCATGTCGATGCCTGCGAGCGGAACCTGAACCACGCCAGTGCGGTTGGGTTGGATGTCTTGCGGTGGCAACACGCCGGACTCAATCACTTTTCCGTCGTCGGAAACCGACCACCGGATCTCGTACTGATCCAGATTGGTGAAGGCGTGGCGATTGATCACTTGAACAGCGACCGAACGATTGCTGAGGGTGTTTGGATCCGCTGCGGAAAACGCGACAGGCTGGAAGACATGCTTGCATTCCCACGCGTGAGGGTTGGCGGTGCGGTCGGATGCGAAAACGCCATTGATGCAAAAGTTGCTGTCGTTGGGGACATCGCCGAAGTCACCTCCATACGCGTAGAACGATTGACCATCCGGGCCGGTCTTTTGAAGGCCTTGGTCAATCATGTCCCAAATGAATCCGCCCATCAGATTCGGTGCCGAGCGAATCTCGTCCCAAAACTCGCCTAAGCCGCCGATTGAATTTCCCATCGCGTGCAGGTACTCACACATCACAATGGGGCGATCCAGATTGGGATTGTTGGACATGTTCACTAGCTGACTTAGGTCCGGGTACATGCGACTGATCACATCCACATAGTCGCGATCGTCACCGTTGGTCATCGACGGCCAGCCTTGGGACTTGTAACCCACACCGTTGTCTTCCACGTATTCGGGGTGCGTTGGATTCCCCTGCGCTCCTTCGTAGTGAATGAACCGCGAACGATCGAAGTCCTTGATCCATCCAGCCGCGGCTGCGAATGCGGGGCCGGTTCCTGATTCGTTCCCAAGGGACCACGAGATCACGCTGGGGTGGTTCTTATCTCGCTGGACCATCCGGTAGACCCGGCTCAGGATCGCGCCGGTCCAGGACGGGGTGTTGGGGATGAAGCCGCCCAAGTGGTGAGTTTCGATATTGGCTTCGTCCATGACATAGACGCCGTACCGATCGCAAAGCTCATAGAAAAAGGGATCGTTGGGATAATGCGAAGTGCGAACGGCATTGAAGTTGAACTGCTTCAGCAACTCGACATCGCGGCGCATGTCTTCTCGAGTCAACGCCTTGCCGCGGACTGGGTGATGATCGTGTCGGTTGACGCCCATCAACTTGACGGGTTCGCCGTTGACTAGCAGTTCGCTTTTGTCGCTGATTGTGATTTGACGAAACCCAATCGATTGACTGCGTGCTTCGACAACCTGGCCTTGCGGATCTTGCAAGGACACCACCAGTTGATACAGGTATGGATCTTCGCTGGACCACTTGCGAGGTCGAGGAATATCGGCCTTCAAGAAGGCGAATTCGGTGACATCGCGTGCTGGCCAGCGTTCGTTGTAAATGGTTTCAGCGGAAGCGAATGGCGGCGACGGGATGATCGCGTGCTGCTCTGCATCATAAAGCTGGGCGGTGACCTTCCAGCCTTTCAGCGATGCGGCAGGTTGGCTCGCGTGATTGGTGCCCATGCCATTAGCGCCCGCGCCACTTAAGTCATTTCGGTTCGTGCCAACCCAGATGCTAGGCCGAATCAGCAGGGTGGCATCGTTGAGCTGATCATCAAACCGCGTTCGAACGTCCAAGTCATTGATGGCGATCTTCGGTTGAGCGAGCAACAGGACCTCGCGCTGGATGCCACTGAGCCGCCACATGTCTTGGTCTTCCAGATAGCTTCCGTCACTCCAGCGAAAGACCTGCACGGCAACTCGGTTGTTTCCCGGATGGACGTACTCGGTAATATCAAACTCCGCTGGCAAACAACTATCCTGGCTGTAGCCGACCTGTTTGCCATTAACCCAAACATAGAACGCGGATGAAACACCACCGAAGTGCAAGATGATCGAATCGTTTTCCCATTGCGCTGGCACATCGAAGTCGCGTAGGTAGGTTCCGACGGGATTGTCGCGGTAGATGAAGGGCGGCCTGGGTGGCTGAGGGCCTTTCCAGTCGTACTTTAAGTTTGGATCGAAGATGCCGGGCGTGAACGGGTAGGTGATGTTTGTGTAGATCGATTGCCCGTGCCCCTGAAGTTCCCAATTCGATGGAACCGGAATGTCGCTCCACTGATCGGCTACGAAATCAGGTGCAACGAAATCGGTGGGACGATCCTCGACGCGTTCCACGAATTGGAACTTCCAAGTTCCGTTGAGCGAACGCATGCGAGATTGATTGCGATCACCGGCTTGCGCGTCTTCGACGGTCTTATATGAGTACGACGTCGCTCGAGCGGGGAGCCGATTTTGTTGAAAGGTCGTTTCGCATTCCCAGTCATCTTGCGCGAACGTTGACAGTTGGCTTAGCACCACAATCAGAGGAAAGATCCAGAGTTGTTTCATCGGATGATCAGGTTGGGGCAGAGGGGAAACGGGAGAAGAAGCGGCCAGCGATGTGGCACGTTATCGCAATCAGGGTGTCAGTATTTACCAGTGATCAGGCCAGGTGCAAGCAGCATCGAGGCTGCGAAATCACCTATCCAAAGAGGGGGCGGGCACCCTCTGGTAAGACCTGTAACGTTGCGTGTGCTGTCACTGTTCCTGCGGAAGGTTCGTAAAATAACCTTAGAATCTAAAGAAAACAGGCAAGTATTTATTGACGAACTGCAGTTAAGTGTTAACAATTAGCCATCGGCCTCGCTTTGCTGGTCGCTTTCGTTCCTTTACTTCTCTGTCAAAAGGTCTCTTTTCATGCCTTCCGTCACTCACCGAAGCCGCGGCGGTTTCACTCTCGTTGAGTTGCTTGTGGTCATCGCCATCATTGGCGTCCTAGTTGGACTTCTGTTGCCGGCGGTTCAAGCTGCCCGTGAAGCCGCTCGCCGCATGAGCTGTAGCAACAATTTCAAGCAGCTTGGTCTTGCGATGCACAACTACCACAGCG
Coding sequences within it:
- a CDS encoding glycoside hydrolase family 2 TIM barrel-domain containing protein, producing the protein MKQLWIFPLIVVLSQLSTFAQDDWECETTFQQNRLPARATSYSYKTVEDAQAGDRNQSRMRSLNGTWKFQFVERVEDRPTDFVAPDFVADQWSDIPVPSNWELQGHGQSIYTNITYPFTPGIFDPNLKYDWKGPQPPRPPFIYRDNPVGTYLRDFDVPAQWENDSIILHFGGVSSAFYVWVNGKQVGYSQDSCLPAEFDITEYVHPGNNRVAVQVFRWSDGSYLEDQDMWRLSGIQREVLLLAQPKIAINDLDVRTRFDDQLNDATLLIRPSIWVGTNRNDLSGAGANGMGTNHASQPAASLKGWKVTAQLYDAEQHAIIPSPPFASAETIYNERWPARDVTEFAFLKADIPRPRKWSSEDPYLYQLVVSLQDPQGQVVEARSQSIGFRQITISDKSELLVNGEPVKLMGVNRHDHHPVRGKALTREDMRRDVELLKQFNFNAVRTSHYPNDPFFYELCDRYGVYVMDEANIETHHLGGFIPNTPSWTGAILSRVYRMVQRDKNHPSVISWSLGNESGTGPAFAAAAGWIKDFDRSRFIHYEGAQGNPTHPEYVEDNGVGYKSQGWPSMTNGDDRDYVDVISRMYPDLSQLVNMSNNPNLDRPIVMCEYLHAMGNSIGGLGEFWDEIRSAPNLMGGFIWDMIDQGLQKTGPDGQSFYAYGGDFGDVPNDSNFCINGVFASDRTANPHAWECKHVFQPVAFSAADPNTLSNRSVAVQVINRHAFTNLDQYEIRWSVSDDGKVIESGVLPPQDIQPNRTGVVQVPLAGIDMTRRGEVWLRLSVHEKTDRLWCSTGYELAWDQIKLQDGDIPALHVSTSDVAIDITESADRIQVQGETFSLTVDRSNGQLTSYIVNGHEQLAAPMRPNFSRPPIDNDVKAASSADFRKSQSFWKDLPSKMKTESVRVITRNDTSCTIQAIRTFQDKVTLQASYTVFSDGNLMVDVDLDADESLPNLIRLGMTMGVPAQFNRVTYYGRGPWENYPDRKRGALVGLFTAATNSLFHPYVMPQETGNHEDTRWLKLHSTEHETGLQFDGGPTFAFSVWPYSAESIASAHHPFDLTTQGFYTVNIDGLQLGVGGTLSHTLPQYVPGSGPHRLQFQIRASD